One Cucurbita pepo subsp. pepo cultivar mu-cu-16 chromosome LG07, ASM280686v2, whole genome shotgun sequence genomic region harbors:
- the LOC111798961 gene encoding melanoma-associated antigen 1, with protein MASSGDYLSQIDISNEEKDKLVAEVIRYIIFKTHQNSGCPIKREELTQIVTKNYRNRGLPAIVIEEAKEKLSSIFGYELRELQRARPSSTAQGHPPQHNVVDSKSYVLISKLPAEVYRKYVEDVDTAHVTGFNFVVVSIVHLAGGKIPEESLWHHLRRMGLSESDEKHPVLGNIKQAVELLVQQRYLQKDKINGPEGNITFYELAERAIDGPVSEKIKEYVAQIVNKNVTTEEG; from the exons GAAAAGGACAAGCTCGTGGCGGAAGTTATCCGCTATATCATATTCAAAACTCATCAAAATTCTGGATGTCCCATCAAAAGGGAAGAGCTTACTCAGATCGTAACAAAAAATTATAGGAATCGAGGATTGCCGGCTATTGTGATAGAAGAAGCTAAAGAGAAGCTGTCAAGCATTTTTGGTTATGAGTTGAGGGAACTTCAAAGAGCACGGCCTTCATCCACTGCCCAAGGGCACCCTCCTCAACATA ATGTTGTAGATTCAAAATCCTATGTTCTCATAAGCAAGCTTCCTGCGGAGGTTTATAGAAAGTATGTTGAGGATGTCGATACCGCACACGTGActggttttaattttgttgtagTTAGTATTGTACATCTGGCTGGAGGCAAAATTCCTGAAG AAAGCCTTTGGCATCACTTGAGACGAATGGGGTTATCTGAAAGTGATGAAAAACATCCAGTCCTTGGCAACATCAAGCAGGCAGTAGAGTTGCTTGTTCAGCAAAG ATATCTGCAGAAGGACAAAATAAATGGTCCTGAAGGGAATATCACGTTCTACGAGCTTGCTGAAAGAGCTATAGATGGACCAGTTAGTGAAAAGATTAAAGAATATGTAGCACAG ATCGTCAATAAAAATGTTACTACAGAAGAGGGCTGA
- the LOC111798960 gene encoding 5'-adenylylsulfate reductase-like 4, whose protein sequence is MRIGFCVRGIVLLIVMLGRQASSADSVRVLHSGLSCPIESFLDTIFRFRDWNSYCPIDGQHGHYEFIGVSEGDEASLQMALNMVHKNRYEYVAVLFYASWCQFSKSFRPSFSILSSLYPSIPHFAIQESAVRPSILSKYGVHGFPTLFLLNSTMRARYYGSRTLPSLAAFYNDVTGIQTASLDQISPDRIEQVWNQEKHDDSSEQENCPFSWARSPENLLREETYLALATAFVFMRLIYIFFPTLLVYAQYVWQRHLRNLRLGTLWERPLTCLKGAVQLFSHFKDPCKRSNLQGGAMNARAWAKSFATVSIGDASSSSRVCQ, encoded by the exons ATGAGGATCGGGTTCTGCGTGAGGGGAATTGTTCTGTTGATCGTGATGCTGGGGAGGCAAGCGTCCTCCGCCGACTCGGTTAGGGTTTTGCATTCAGGCCTCTCGTGTCCTATTGAATCTTTTCTGGATACGATCTTTCGTTTTAGGGATTGGAACTCGTACTGCCCCATTGACGGGCAGCATGGGCACTATGAATTTATTGGCGTTTCTGAG GGAGATGAAGCCTCCTTACAAATGGCACTGAATATGGTACATAAGAACCGCTATGAATATGTTGCAGTGCTCTTCTATGCATCTTGGTGCCAGTTCTCCAAGTCTTTTAGGCCGAGCTTTTCGATACTATCGTCTTTATACCCTTCGATCCCGCATTTTGCAATCCAAGAATCAGCTGTTAGGCCAAG CATACTCTCTAAGTATGGGGTCCATGGTTTTCCtacccttttccttttaaattctACAATGCGTGCTCGCTACTACGGTTCTCGAACGCTCCCTTCTCTTGCTGCATTCTATAATGATGTTACTG GCATTCAAACTGCATCACTGGACCAAATATCGCCAGATAGAATCGAACAAGTATGGAATCAGGAGAAGCATGATGATAGCAGTGAGCAGGAAAATTGCCCATTCTCATGGGCAAGGTCTCCCGAAAATCTACTTCGGGAAGAAACGTATTTGGCTCTAGCTACTGCGTTCGTGTTTATGAGATTGATATACATCTTCTTTCCAACTCTTTTGGTCTATGCTCAATATGTTTGGCAAAGGCACCTTAGGAACCTGAGATTGGGAACCTTGTGGGAACGACCTTTGACGTGCCTGAAAGGAGCAGTTCAGTTATTTAGCCATTTCAAGGATCCTTGCAAGAGAAGCAATTTACAAGGAGGTGCCATGAATGCCAGGGCATGGGCCAAGTCTTTTGCCACAGTTTCTATAGGCGATGCAAGCTCTAGTAGCcgagtgtgccagtaa
- the LOC111799308 gene encoding methyl-CpG-binding domain-containing protein 8-like isoform X1 — protein sequence MASTTMVASPSDDRFRMNTLPIIDLRLLSQSELYCLSRFSSSSSSSISQSNNDDDVLIPKIDRSVFNESAGSRKQTYSRLRLAPRKSQFPSSSSSSTIRPQSPDRFDEESAEIVTLFKQLFVGESHCGVNDSYDDGDEDLVLVNHIYDESVPESSYAIFHSIPVDIIDSSYAPIKRRRGRPRKDSNRFAQSNGNAAANSISGCDKRAEEDEIVMDLSALGD from the exons ATGGCTTCCACAACTATGGTTGCTTCCCCCTCCGACGACAGATTCCGCATGAATACTCTTCCGATCATAGATCTCCGTCTCCTCTCCCAATCCGAACTCTATTGTCTCTCTCGTTTCTCCTCCTCATCGTCGTCTTCAATCTCCCAATCCAACAACGACGACGACGTTCTAATCCCCAAAATTGATCGATCTGTCTTCAACGAGTCCGCCGGTAGCCGGAAACAAACCTATTCTCGTCTTCGTCTTGCCCCTCGCAAATCTCAGTttccttcctcctcctcctcctccacaaTTCGCCCCCAATCCCCTGACCGCTTCGATGAAGAGAGCGCTGAGATTGTTACTCTCTTCAAGCAGCTCTTCGTTGGAGAGTCTCATTGTGGCGTCAATGACAGCTATGACGATGGAGATGAGGACCTGGTTCTTGTTAACCACATTTATGATGAATCGGTACCTGAATCTTCCTACGCGATTTTTCACAGTATTCCTGTTGATATCATCGATAGCAGTTACGCTCCGATTAAGCGGCGGCGAGGACGACCGCGGAAGGATAGTAATCGGTTTGCTCAGAGCAATGGAAATGCGGCTGCGAACTCCATAAGCGGATGCGATAAACGAGCGGAGGAGGATGAGATCGTAATG GATCTTAGTGCTTTAGGAGATTAG
- the LOC111799308 gene encoding methyl-CpG-binding domain-containing protein 8-like isoform X2: protein MASTTMVASPSDDRFRMNTLPIIDLRLLSQSELYCLSRFSSSSSSSISQSNNDDDVLIPKIDRSVFNESAGSRKQTYSRLRLAPRKSQFPSSSSSSTIRPQSPDRFDEESAEIVTLFKQLFVGESHCGVNDSYDDGDEDLVLVNHIYDESVPESSYAIFHSIPVDIIDSSYAPIKRRRGRPRKDSNRFAQSNGNAAANSISGCDKRAEEDEIVMVML from the coding sequence ATGGCTTCCACAACTATGGTTGCTTCCCCCTCCGACGACAGATTCCGCATGAATACTCTTCCGATCATAGATCTCCGTCTCCTCTCCCAATCCGAACTCTATTGTCTCTCTCGTTTCTCCTCCTCATCGTCGTCTTCAATCTCCCAATCCAACAACGACGACGACGTTCTAATCCCCAAAATTGATCGATCTGTCTTCAACGAGTCCGCCGGTAGCCGGAAACAAACCTATTCTCGTCTTCGTCTTGCCCCTCGCAAATCTCAGTttccttcctcctcctcctcctccacaaTTCGCCCCCAATCCCCTGACCGCTTCGATGAAGAGAGCGCTGAGATTGTTACTCTCTTCAAGCAGCTCTTCGTTGGAGAGTCTCATTGTGGCGTCAATGACAGCTATGACGATGGAGATGAGGACCTGGTTCTTGTTAACCACATTTATGATGAATCGGTACCTGAATCTTCCTACGCGATTTTTCACAGTATTCCTGTTGATATCATCGATAGCAGTTACGCTCCGATTAAGCGGCGGCGAGGACGACCGCGGAAGGATAGTAATCGGTTTGCTCAGAGCAATGGAAATGCGGCTGCGAACTCCATAAGCGGATGCGATAAACGAGCGGAGGAGGATGAGATCGTAATGGTAATGCTGTGA
- the LOC111798980 gene encoding RNA-binding protein 38-like → MNITVHHTTAALLPPPNPSSAAPMADHFSNPPPLFGDTTWTKVFVGGLAWETKSDEMHRFFQQFGEILEAVIIKDKTTGKSKGYGFVTFRDPQSARMACANPNPIICGRRANCNIAVFGPPRPPPSGGRIQTTASYGGLRPSFPPPPVIFPPYRYRSYAPNYTVPYGYGYGIGYGHGYGYGHGYGYGYDCSSSSPAPRAPFSSPSSAAAPYVPYYMNQGLFYSPMHQIITPSTGWETPQHTPTDTEGGGSGFNSPNSS, encoded by the exons ATGAACATCACCGTCCACCACACCACCGCCGCCCTCCTTCCTCCTCCTAATCCTTCCTCCGCCGCCCCCATGGCCGATCATTTCTCCAATCCCCCGCCGCTCTTCGGCGACACCACATGGACCAAAGTCTTCGTCGGCGGCCTCGCTTGGGAGACCAAATCCGACGAAATGCACAGATTCTTCCAACAGTTCGGCGAGATTCTCGAAGCCGTCATAATCAAAGATAAAACCACCGGCAAATCCAAAGGCTACGGATTC GTCACTTTCCGAGATCCTCAATCGGCGAGAATGGCCTGCGCTAATCCAAATCCGATTATCTGTGGAAGACGAGCAAACTGTAACATCGCCGTCTTCGGTCCGCCTCGTCCTCCGCCGTCCGGAG GGAGAATCCAAACTACAGCGTCGTACGGCGGGTTACGGCCGTCGTTTCCGCCGCCGCCGGTCATTTTCCCGCCATACAG aTACCGATCCTACGCTCCAAATTACACAGTACCTtatggctatggctatggcATTGGGTACGGCCATGGCTATGGCTATGGTCatggctatggctatggctatgACTGTTCTTCATCATCACCGGCTCCAAGAGCGCCATTTTCATCGCCATCATCAGCAGCAGCACCCTATGTTCCGTACTATATGAATCAGGGGTTGTTCTACTCTCCGATGCACCAGATTATTACTCCCAGTACTG GTTGGGAGACTCCGCAGCATACTCCAACGGACACAGAAGGTGGAGGCAGTGGCTTCAATAGCCCAAACTCTTCATAG
- the LOC111798899 gene encoding protein EXORDIUM-like 2: protein MGLFRFSNSIVFVVVFGLMNMFGSGFGARKLAALYEPPPVAIGYRNGALLDGDVPVSILWYGKFTAAHKAVLVDFLLSLNSKSDTAASNAPPVSRWWSTVQVYMKRAGKKEARVILANQVTDDSYSIGKLLKKLQISELSRRAGSKHGGVTLVLTAEDVAVEGFCMSSCGFHDWDHKSKSAFIWVGNSVSQCPGQCAWPFHQPIYGPQTPPLIPPNADVGLDGMIINIATLLAGTATNPFGDGYYLGSPAAPLEVATACPGVYGKGAYPGYAGDLLQDGTTGSSYNAVGVGTRKYLLPALYDPVTARCSTLV from the exons ATGGGTCTCTTTCGATTTTCGAATTCGATTgtgtttgttgttgtttttggaTTGATGAACATGTTCGGTTCTGGGTTTGGAGCAAGAAAGCTTGCTGCGTTGTATGAACCGCCGCCGGTGGCCATCGGTTACCGTAATGGGGCGTTGCTTGACGGCGATGTTCCTGTTTCCATTTTATGGTATGGGAAGTTTACGGCGGCTCACAAAGCTGTTCTTGTCGACTTTCTTCTGTCGTTGAATTCCAAGAGTGACACCGCCGCCAGCAACGCGCCGCCGGTCTCTCGCTGGTGGAGTACCGTTCAG GTTTATATGAAAAGAGCCGGAAAGAAAGAGGCTCGGGTGATTTTAGCGAACCAAGTGACAGACGACAGCTACTCCATTGGAAAACTCCTAAAGAAGCTTCAAATTTCCGAGTTGTCACGGAGGGCCGGCTCGAAACACGGCGGCGTGACACTGGTTCTCACGGCGGAGGACGTCGCCGTCGAGGGTTTCTGTATGAGCAGCTGCGGGTTTCACGATTGGGACCACAAATCAAAATCGGCATTCATATGGGTCGGCAACTCAGTGAGTCAATGTCCGGGTCAATGCGCCTGGCCTTTCCACCAGCCCATTTACGGCCCACAAACGCCGCCGCTCATACCGCCCAACGCCGACGTCGGACTCGATGGCATGATAATCAACATCGCCACTCTTTTAGCCGGAACCGCCACGAACCCATTCGGAGACGGCTACTATCTCGGGTCGCCGGCGGCGCCGCTGGAGGTGGCGACTGCTTGCCCCGGAGTGTACGGGAAAGGGGCTTATCCGGGATACGCTGGTGACCTGCTGCAGGATGGCACCACCGGCAGCAGCTATAACGCCGTTGGCGTCGGAACCAGAAAGTACCTTTTGCCGGCGTTGTACGACCCTGTAACTGCCCGGTGTTCAACTCTCGTTTGA
- the LOC111798127 gene encoding protein EXORDIUM-like has translation MAASMFQIFVFISFFQISIASRLLNEFIPDQTQSLKYHNGPLLSGKIRINLIWYGKFKPSQKAIVNDFLTSLSDSSIKAAAPSVASWWKMTAKYYEHSGKSSAPLFLSVGKQVLDENYSLGKSLTNKKIVQLASKGEQKNAINVVLTAPDVTVDGFCMSRCGTHGSAPSAVGVKGKNYKFAYIWVGNSETQCPGQCAWPFHQPIYGPQSPPLIAPNGDVGMDGMIINLASLLAGTVTNPFGNGYFQGPATLPLEAASACTGIYAKGAYPGYAGDLLTDSTTGGSYNANGGNGRKYLLPALLDPSTSACSTLV, from the coding sequence ATGGCGGCCTCGATGTTCCAAATCTTTGTCTTTATTTCcttcttccaaatctccaTTGCTTCCAGGTTGCTTAATGAGTTCATTCCCGACCAGACCCAGTCGCTGAAATACCACAACGGCCCTCTTCTTTCCGGCAAGATCCGTATCAATCTCATTTGGTATGGCAAATTCAAGCCGTCCCAGAAAGCAATCGTTAACGATTTCCTTACTTCCCTGTCGGATTCTTCCATTAAAGCCGCCGCGCCGTCGGTCGCCTCGTGGTGGAAGATGACGGCGAAGTATTATGAACATTCCGGCAAGTCATCAGCTCCTCTGTTTTTGTCGGTCGGAAAGCAAGTTCTCGATGAGAATTACTCGTTGGGGAAATCGCTCACCAACAAAAAAATCGTTCAATTAGCTTCAAAGGGTGAGCAAAAAAACGCGATTAATGTCGTTTTGACGGCGCCGGATGTCACTGTCGATGGATTCTGTATGAGCCGTTGCGGCACTCATGGCTCTGCCCCCTCCGCCGTCGGAGTTAAAGGCAAAAACTACAAATTCGCTTACATTTGGGTTGGGAATTCCGAAACCCAATGCCCCGGACAGTGCGCGTGGCCATTCCATCAGCCGATTTACGGCCCGCAATCGCCGCCTCTGATTGCGCCGAACGGCGATGTGGGTATGGACGGAATGATTATAAACCTCGCCAGTCTCTTGGCCGGAACCGTCACGAACCCATTTGGAAATGGATACTTTCAAGGTCCGGCGACGTTGCCATTGGAGGCTGCCTCGGCCTGCACCGGCATCTATGCTAAAGGGGCTTATCCTGGTTACGCCGGCGATTTGTTGACGGATTCCACCACCGGCGGGAGCTATAATGCTAACGGCGGTAACGGAAGGAAGTACTTGCTGCCGGCGTTGCTGGACCCTTCTACTTCGGCTTGTTCGACATTGGTTTGA